A section of the Venturia canescens isolate UGA chromosome 11, ASM1945775v1, whole genome shotgun sequence genome encodes:
- the Oli gene encoding class E basic helix-loop-helix protein 23 isoform X1: protein MRSYDGESSSGEEDDRREPEAHLNPGTWQRPGTHPTWAWDHRTNHPLPSQGNPVLENMAYSAPSASHPGITGASGGYSSGDHPQSTPGRRTPLGAVGLGGFYFQQQPQPHASSSALSDENRPDQESRPGASRLNCPPKSKSTRQGKSVRLNINARERRRMHDLNDALDELRSVIPYAHSPSVRKLSKIATLLLAKNYILMQGNALEELRRVIAVLQSPHAHTTALPPTPVSYDLLQGFPGKLFQGVHELQGLSGDNSQSVAAGGPSGDGAATGGESN, encoded by the exons ATGCGATCTTACGATGGGGAGAGCAGCTCGGGGGAAGAGGACGATCGACGAGAGCCAGAGGCACATTTGAATCCTGGCACTTGGCAGAGGCCAGGAACCCACCCAACTTGGGCATGGGACCATCGAACTAAT CATCCTTTGCCCTCTCAGGGAAATCCGGTCCTCGAAAACATGGCGTACTCGGCTCCGAGTGCATCTCATCCCGGAATAACCGGAGCTTCAGGTGGTTACTCGTCGGGGGATCATCCCCAATCAACCCCCGGACGGAGAACGCCTTTGGGGGCGGTTGGTCTTGGCggcttttattttcaacagCAGCCTCAGCCTCACGCATCGTCCAGTGCATTGTCCGACGAGAATAGACCCGACCAGGAAAG CAGACCAGGAGCATCGAGACTGAATTGCCCACCGAAATCCAAAAGTACGCGACAAGGAAAAAGCGTACGTTTGAACATAAACGCGAGAGAACGCAGAAGAATGCACGATTTGAATGACGCCCTCGATGAACTACGGTCGGTAATTCCCTACGCTCATAGTCCGTCGGTAAGGAAGCTCTCGAAGATAGCAACCCTGCTGTTGGCCAAGAATTACATCCTCATGCAAG GAAACGCATTGGAAGAGTTACGAAGGGTCATAGCGGTGTTGCAATCGCCTCACGCTCACACAACAGCACTGCCCCCGACCCCAGTTTCGTACGATCTCCTTCAAGGTTTTCCAGGCAAATTGTTTCAGGGAGTTCACGAATTGCAGGGATTGTCAGGGGACAATTCCCAGAGTGTTGCAGCCGGAGGTCCATCTGGAGATGGAGCTGCTACGGGAGGAGagtcgaattga
- the Oli gene encoding class E basic helix-loop-helix protein 22 isoform X2 encodes MRSYDGESSSGEEDDRREPEAHLNPGTWQRPGTHPTWAWDHRTNHPLPSQGNPVLENMAYSAPSASHPGITGASGGYSSGDHPQSTPGRRTPLGAVGLGGFYFQQQPQPHASSSALSDENRPDQERPGASRLNCPPKSKSTRQGKSVRLNINARERRRMHDLNDALDELRSVIPYAHSPSVRKLSKIATLLLAKNYILMQGNALEELRRVIAVLQSPHAHTTALPPTPVSYDLLQGFPGKLFQGVHELQGLSGDNSQSVAAGGPSGDGAATGGESN; translated from the exons ATGCGATCTTACGATGGGGAGAGCAGCTCGGGGGAAGAGGACGATCGACGAGAGCCAGAGGCACATTTGAATCCTGGCACTTGGCAGAGGCCAGGAACCCACCCAACTTGGGCATGGGACCATCGAACTAAT CATCCTTTGCCCTCTCAGGGAAATCCGGTCCTCGAAAACATGGCGTACTCGGCTCCGAGTGCATCTCATCCCGGAATAACCGGAGCTTCAGGTGGTTACTCGTCGGGGGATCATCCCCAATCAACCCCCGGACGGAGAACGCCTTTGGGGGCGGTTGGTCTTGGCggcttttattttcaacagCAGCCTCAGCCTCACGCATCGTCCAGTGCATTGTCCGACGAGAATAGACCCGACCAGGAAAG ACCAGGAGCATCGAGACTGAATTGCCCACCGAAATCCAAAAGTACGCGACAAGGAAAAAGCGTACGTTTGAACATAAACGCGAGAGAACGCAGAAGAATGCACGATTTGAATGACGCCCTCGATGAACTACGGTCGGTAATTCCCTACGCTCATAGTCCGTCGGTAAGGAAGCTCTCGAAGATAGCAACCCTGCTGTTGGCCAAGAATTACATCCTCATGCAAG GAAACGCATTGGAAGAGTTACGAAGGGTCATAGCGGTGTTGCAATCGCCTCACGCTCACACAACAGCACTGCCCCCGACCCCAGTTTCGTACGATCTCCTTCAAGGTTTTCCAGGCAAATTGTTTCAGGGAGTTCACGAATTGCAGGGATTGTCAGGGGACAATTCCCAGAGTGTTGCAGCCGGAGGTCCATCTGGAGATGGAGCTGCTACGGGAGGAGagtcgaattga